The sequence below is a genomic window from Sneathiella sp. P13V-1.
TCCATACTTTCAATGCGTTGGTGGACCAGAATCATCAGATTATTATATCTGGTGACCGCTCCCCTACAGATCTTGAAGGCATGGAAGAGCGGATGCGCTCTCGCCTTGGCTGGGGACTTGTCGCTGATATACACCCGACAGACTACGAACTACGCCTTGGTATTTTGCAGTCCAAGGTCGAACAGGCTGAAGTGGATATTGACCACCGTATTCTGGAGTTTCTCGCCCATCGCATCACCTCCAACGTGCGGGAGCTGGAAGGCGCGCTGAACCGTGTTCTCGCTTATTCCGATCTGGTAGGACGCGCGGTGACGCTGGAAAGCACTCAGGAAGTCCTTCGCGACCTTCTTCGGGCCAATGATCGCCGGACGACCATTGAAGAGATCCAGAAGCGCGTAGCTGAGCATTTCAACATCCGCATGTCCGATATGCATTCCGCCCGCCGGGCCCGTGCAGTTGCGCGCCCACGCCAAGTGGCCATGTATCTGGCAAAACAGTTAACCACCCGATCTTTACCTGAAATTGGGCGAAAATTTGGGGGCAGGGACCATACAACGGTCATGCATGCTGTCCGCCAGATCGATAAATTGCGGGCTGATGACATTTCGCTTTCAGAGGACATCGAACTTCTGAAACGAATGCTGGAAAGCTGATTTCCCACAAAAATTCTGCCAATTGTCTGATTTTATCCGATTTTCTATTGCGAATCGGCAATATACGCCTGTTTTCAACAGGTTAAATGGCGCAATATTTGTTTGGGCCTGATCAGGGTATCTGATATAGTATTTTTGTTTCCTATCTGGCGAAACCGTTTTGAGATTCTCTGATTCATATTTTTGAATCAAAATCTTATTGGACACCGGCAGAGTTGGAAAGGGAGGCAAAAATTTTGGGGGAACGTTCCGTCGCACAAGTCATGTTCCCACCATCAAGTTAAGTCTGGAAGCCGATAGAACCAATGAAACTAACAATCGAACGCAGCACGCTGCTTACCGCATTGAACCATGTACAGAGTGTCGTCGAACGTCGGAATACCATTCCGATCCTGTCGAATATCCTGCTGAATGCGGAAAATGGATCTTTGGGCCTGACGGCAACGGATCTGGATCTTGCGATTAACGAACAGGCCGAAGCCGATATTCAGACACCGGGCGCCATTACCGCGCCGGCCCATCTGCTCTATGACATCGTTCGGAAACTTCCGGACGGATCCCAGATTGAAATTGCATATCAAGGCGAAGAAGGCCGCATTCTGGTCCGCGCAGGACGCTCACAGTTTGCCCTCTCCTGCCTGCCACGGGATGATTTCCCGATTATGGAAACAGGGGAACTGCCGTTCCGCTTCAGTGTTTCCACATCTGAGCTGAAACGCCTGATCGACAAGAGCCGTTTCGCCATCTCAACTGAGGAAACCCGTTATTACCTGAACGGTATTTATCTGCACGCCGCAGATAACGAAGGTATTCCCGTGCTTCGCGCTGTGGCAACGGACGGACACCGTCTGGCCCGTGTTGAAACACCGCTTCCTGCAAATGCGGAAAATATTCCAGGCATCATCATCCCGCGTAAAGCCGTGGGTGAGCTTCGCAAACTTATTGATGACAATGAAGGCGATGTTGCCATCTCCATGTCTGACAACCGTATCTGCTTCTCATTTGGTGGCTCTGTGCTCACCTCCAAGCTGATCGACGGCACCTTCCCGGATTACGAACGCGTTATCCCAAGCGGAAATGACAAGGTGCTGGAGCTGGATGGCCGCACATTTGCGCAGGCTGTAGATCGTGTCTCCACAATTTCCACAGAGAAATCCCGTGCCATTAAACTGGCACTGTCTGGTGATACGGTAACCCTGTCTGCGACAGGTGCAGATAGCGGCAGTGCAACCGAAGAACTGGCTGCCAGCTACCAGTCAGATTCCATGGAAATCGGTTTTAACTCCAAATATCTGCTGGATATCACAGGTCAGATTGAGGGTGATAATGCCCGCTTTATTCTAGCGGATGCTCAGTCCCCAACTATCGTACGTGACGGAACCGATGACGGTGCCCTTTACGTTCTGATGCCAATGCGCGTGTGATTTGCAGGTTTTTAGTATATCAAAACTGCACAGGAGCTTTCGTTGCCCCCTCTCGCTTTAACGCGACTGGTGCTGAACGACTTTCGTAATTACACGTATCTGAAACTGGATACGGATACACGGCCTGTTGTTCTGACCGGCCCCAATGGCAGCGGGAAAACAAACCTGCTGGAAGCCATCTCCTTTCTAAGCCCCGGACGGGGCTTACGCCGCGCGCGCCTGCATGATCCTGCGCGGCAAGATGGGGATGGGCAATGGGTGATTTCCGCCAACATCATCAATCAGGGATTTGAACATAAGGTGGGAAGCGGCCTGTTAAGGCCTGCGGGCGGCGGTCCTGGGTCTGAAAAGCGTACCGTTCGTATTGATGGTGTGGATGGAAAACGCACCTCCGATCTGGGGGAGATTTTTCAGGTAAGCTGGCTCACTCCACAAATGGACCGTCTCTTTACCGACACCGCAGGGGGGCGCCGCCGTTTTCTTGACCGCCTGACCTATGGATTTGATCCGGAGCATGCCAAACGAACCGCGTCTTTCGAAAAAATCATGAGACAGCGAAATCGGTTGCTGAAAGAAGGGCGTATGGACCCTCATTGGCTGAATTCTCTGGAGCACCAAATGGCGGAACTAGCCATCTCAATTATTGCGGCCAGAGGACAAACCATTGATCGACTCAATCAGGCCATGGAAGAGGGGAAAAATGGTGATAAAAATATCGTCATCGCCTTTCCAAAAGCGCTTCTTCAACTCACAGGTGCCCTTGAAGAGCGCATAAAGGATATGCCGGCCTTGATGGCGGAAGACAGCTACAAGCAAGCACTTGAAAATAATAGGAAAATTGACGCCGCAGCGGGAAGCACAACCCATGGCCCGCACCGTTCTGATCTCGGTGTTTTCCATCGGGAGAAGGACCAGGCGGCAGCTCTTTGCTCCACCGGTGAACAAAAAGCGCTATTAATTTCAATTATCCTGTCAAATGCACGCCTTCAGGCTGGATTACATGGCAAAGCACCGGTATTATTACTGGACGAAATTACGGCCCATTTGGACCGCTTCAGACGCTGTGCACTTTTCGATGAAATCTCACGCCTGAACATGCAGGCCTGGATGACCGGAACCGACGAAGCGCTGTTTGCGGAATTTGCAGATCGGGCACAATTTTTTACGGTTGAAAACGGGACCCTGACGCGGGTTTGACACGTTGGATATTAAGGGAAGTGACGTATGAGTGAAGAACAGGTATCCGCCGAGGAATATGGCGCAGAGTCGATCAAGGTTCTAAAAGGCCTTGATGCCGTGCGAAAGCGCCCCGGTATGTATATCGGCGATACTGATGATGGCTCCGGTCTGCACCACATGGTCTATGAGGTGGTGGATAACGCCATCGACGAAGCATTGGCAGGGTATTGTGATCTGGTTTACGTCTCTCTGAACAGCGACGGCTCCGTCACCGTGCGTGACAATGGTCGTGGTATTCCCGTTGATATCCACGAAGAGGAAGGCGTCTCTGCCGCTGAGGTGATTATGACCCAGTTGCACGCCGGTGGTAAGTTCGACCAGAATTCCTATAAGGTTTCCGGTGGTCTGCATGGTGTGGGTGTCTCCGTTGTGAACGCCTTGTCCGTGAAGCTGGATATGAAAATCTGGCGTAACGGTAAAGAGCATCAGATCAGCTTCTCCCACGGTGACGCTATTGATCGCCTCGCAGTTACAGGTGATGCCCCTATTCGCGAAGATAAGGGGGAACCTTTAACCGGTACAGAAGTTACCTTCCTGCCTTCAAAAGAAACTTTCTCGGCTGTTGAGTTTGATTTTGCAACGCTGGAGCATCGCTTGAGGGAGCTGGCCTTCCTGAACTCCGGTGTTCATATTCAGCTTAACGACTTCCGTGGCAGCGAACCTATTACAACAGACCTTCACTATGAAGGTGGTATTGCGGCATTTGTTCAGTATCTGGATAAATCCAAGACTCCACTGATCAGCGAAACCATCAATTTCGATTCTGAAAAAGACGGCATTGGTGTGGAAGTGTCTTTGGAATGGAACGACAGTTATCATGAAAATGTACTGTGTTTTACCAACAACATCCCTCAGCGTGATGGCGGGACTCACCTTGCAGGTTTCCGCGCGGCCTTGACCCGTACCATCAACAAATATGCCACCAGCAGCGGCATTGCAAAGAAGGAAAAGGCCTCCATCACGGGTGATGACGCCCGTGAAGGTCTGACCTGCGTTGTTTCCGTGAAGGTACCGGATCCAAAATTCTCCTCCCAGACCAAAGACAAACTGGTCTCCAGTGAGGTTCGTCCAATTGTTGAAAGCTGTGTCAATGATGCGCTGGATCAATGGTTTGAAGAGCATCCGAAAGATGCCAACAATATCATCACCAAGATCTTTGAGGCCGCCGCAGCGCGTGAAGCGGCCCGTAAAGCCCGTGAACTTACCCGCCGTAAAGGCGCGCTCGATATCTCAAGCCTGCCAGGCAAACTGGCTGACTGTCAAAGTAAGGACCCGGCTATTTCTGAACTCTTCCTGGTGGAGGGTGATAGTGCGGGCGGTTCTGCAAAACAGGGCCGTGATCGCCATAATCAGGCGGTTCTTCCGCTTCGCGGTAAAATCCTGAACGTGGAACGGGCTCGTTTCGACCGGATGCTGTCTTCTCAGGAAATCGGCACGATTATTACTGCGCTTGGTACCGGTATTGGTGCAGAAGAGTTCAATATCGAAAAAGCGCGGTATCAGAAAATCATCATCATGACGGACGCGGACGTGGACGGATCGCACATTCGGACCCTTCTGCTCACCTTCTTCTATCGCCAGATGCCTGAACTTGTCGAAAAAGGTTATCTTTATATTGCGCAGCCACCTTTATACAAAGTAACCCGTGGTAAATCCTCCGTTTATTTGAAAGACGAAGCCGCCATGGAGGACTACCTGATTGAGCAGGGTATTGAGGACGTGATCCTAACTCTTGCCAATGGGGAACAACGGAGCGGTCACGACCTTCTGCAATTGATCAATCATGCCCGCGTCTGCCGTGATCTTATCACCTCCGTGGCTCGCCCAAGTACAATGGGCGTGGTTGAACAGGTTGCGATCGCCGGTGCACTCAGTGATGATGTTCTTGCCGACCCTCAAAAAGGTCCGGAAGCCGCCAACTTTGTCGCAGCCCGTCTGGATGCCATGTCGTCTGAAACTGAACGGGGATGGAACGGTGAGATTATGCCGGACTTCAGTATCAGATTCGCTCGCGAGGTACGAGGCGTTACTGAAAGCCTTCATGTGGACAGCAACCTGATTAACTCCACCCAAGCGGCGCAGTTGAACGACATGAAGGAAGAGCTTGCAGAAGTTTATGGCAAAGCGGCAACCTTCGCCTTTAAAGAAACAACGCAGACCATCAATTCCCCAATTGAACTTCTGGAAGCCGTACTGACTATCGGACGTAAAGGCCTTTCCATGCAGCGTTATAAGGGTCTCGGTGAAATGAACCCGGATCAGCTTTGGGAGACAACACTGGATTCCGAGGCGCGGACTTTGCTGCAGGTGAAAGTAAGCCATGGTGATGAAGCCGACGAGGTGTTCTCCACCTTGATGGGTGACGTGGTGGAGCCACGCCGTGACTTTATCCAGCAAAATGCTCTGAAAGTACGAACTCTGGATGCTTAAAAAGTGTCTGTTTTGATTAACGGTTGCTTAAATAGTTAAAGATAGTAATTCTAATACGCCCCCTTATAGGGGGGCAGGATAACAACGAGTAGGCGCGACATGAAAAAATCGGTAATTCTTGCATCCATGGTGGCTTCTTTTCTGATGTCTGGTACTGCTTTTGCGGCGGGTAAAGCATCAAAGGAACAGCAAGATGATGCCGAATATATGATGCGCAAAATTGTGGAAGACATCCACGCCCGTAAACTGCGCACCACGGTTACGGACACAACACTGGATAAATCCATTCAGGTTGTGGGCGCCCCTGTAAAATTTATGGACAAGAAGAAGGGGAAAAACTCCAAAGAGCTTTTCGCCTGCGCCCATGTTTCCTTGAAAACCAAAATCCGCAATGGCAAAAAAGTGGTACATCAGGTCAAACGCACCGATGAGCTATGTAAGGGAACAAAAAGCGGCAAAGTCCTATATGTGGCTGATATCCGCTGACAGGAATGCTGAGCCTGCCTAAAAAGGCTCTTTTTGTTGCCTTAAATTTGCACCACTTCTCCGTCAGGTTTATCTTGCATATGAGTGTAAGAAATAAACTGTTATTGCGGGCTTGATGACAAACAAAAAACCCACAGGATCGTCCGGAAAAGGGCATAGCACACCGCGATATGATCAGCGGAAGCCCCCAACCAATGGCGGCAAGAAACCTGCGAAAAAGCCCGCGCCAAAATCAAAAGCCAAACAGGCACCCGAGAGTCAAGAAGCCGCATCTGGTGGATGGGGAACAATGCTGCTCAACTGGGGTGGCACCGTAATCCTTTGGGGCATTTTGTTTGTCGGGGCCGTGATGGGCTATTTCGCTTACACCCTTCCCGATATTTCCGGCATCAATGACATTCAAAAACGTCCTTCCATGGTCTTGGAAGCCTCAAACGGCACCCGGTTTGCGACCTATGGCGACCTATATGGGAAGATGTTGAAGCCTGGTGAAATCCCGCAAGTGATGAAAAATGCCATTCTGGCAACAGAGGACGCCCACTTTTACGACCATTTTGGCATCAACCCCTTTAGTCTGGTCCGGGCAGCGTGGCGAAACTATGAAGCCGGCCGCGTAGTTGAAGGCGGTAGTACGATCACACAACAGCTCGCCAAGAACCTGTTTCTGACCCCCGAGCGCAGTATCGCCCGCAAGATCCGGGAAGTTCTCCTGGCTTTCTGGCTGGAGGCCAATTACAGCAAAGAAGAAATTCTGGCGCTCTATCTGAATCGAGTTTATTTCGGATCCGGTACATATGGGATCGACGCCGCTACCCGCAAATACTTCTCCAAACCCGTCGCTAAACTCTCAACGGCCGAAGCCGCCATGCTGGCAGGCCTTGTCAAAGCGCCGACATATTATGCCCCAACGGTTAGCCTGAACCGCGCGCAGCAACGCTCCACCGTTGTAATGCGCCGGATGCAAGCGGTGGGACATTTGACAAAAACTGAAGCCGACAAATTGGTGAAACAGCCAGCGACTTTGCGGCATGCAGGCAGTAATTTCAGGAATGTCCGTTATTATTCCGACTGGGTTGTCAGCGAAGTGCGCAGCTTCATTGGGCGCAGCGACCTTGATCTGGTGATCCGTACCACACTGGACCTAAATCTTCAAAAGGCCGCAGAAACATCCATTGAACGCACCCTTGCCAAACAAGGCAAAAAATTTGATGTGGAGCAGGCAGCCATGGTCGCCATGGGACCAAAAGGGGATGTGCTTGCCATGGTGGGCGGGCGGAAATACGCATCGTCTTCCTTCAACCGGGCCACATCCGCAAAACGTCAACCGGGCTCCGTCTTCAAAACCGTTGTTTTCGCAGCAGGCTTTGAAAATGGTCGAAACCCCAATGACATTTATCAAGACAAGCCCGTTAATATTGGCGGATGGAAGCCCAATAACTATACCCGACGCTATCAGGGACCCATGTCCCTGCGGAGCGCATATGCGCAGTCTATAAATACGGTTGCCGTTCGCCTTGCCGAGGATATTGGACGGGGCAGGGTGGCCGACATGGCCAAAACACTGGGACTTACGGGATCTTTTCCAACGCATCCCTCCATTTCCCTTGGCACCAACGAAGTGACGCTGATTGAGATGACGTCCGCATATGCCATTATCGCCAATGGAGGCAGCGGAGTTTTGCCCTATGGTGTTCTTGAAATCCGCACCAAGGGTGGGGAGGTCCTCTACAAACGTCAAAGTTCAGGCAAAGGTCGTATGATTAGTGGGCGGACCGTCAATAATATGCGGGATATCATGTCCCACACACTGACCAATGGGACCGGACGCGCGGCAAATCCAGGATTTGCGGCGGCAGGCAAAACCGGCACTACGCAAGATTATCGCGACGCGTGGTTTATCGGATTTACGCCTGATTTGGTGGCTGGTGTCTGGTTTGGCAATGATAATGGCTCCCCCACCAAGAAGGTCACCGGCAGTAACCTGCCAGCGGTAACCTGGAAGTCTTTCATGCAGGAAGCGAAGGGCAAGAAACCAGCGCCCCAATTTGTGGCGGTTGCCGAGAAACCGCTGGAGGATCAGACAAGCATCTGGCAGCGGATCTTAAACACCTTCAGCGACAGTGCCGATGGCCGCCCTACTGGGGGTAATACGCCTGCCTCTAAGGTAGAGAGGGCATATCCCCGTGAGGATGATGCCCGCCCATAATCTCTTAGTCCATCATGCCGCCCATGGCACGTTCGAGGATGAAGTCCATAGGGGCATCTTCCGGCAAGGCCCCGTAAACATGACCGCCATCGCGCCCCAGGCGAGAGGCGGTAAAGGTATGAGATACTTCTTTCGGAGCATGACGTAGCAGGATATTTGCCTGCAGAAGTTTCGCGAGCTGCTCTGTGAGCCAACGGGCGCGGCTTTGCGGAATATTTCCGCTTTCAAGGACATCTACAATTTCGGCAAAGGCAGTATCGTAATCCGGATGTTCTCCTGTGGCTCGGCTAAGCTCAACAATAAGGGCCTTTGTGCTTTCCGGCTCCCGCGACATTGCCCGCAAAACATCAAGGCACATCACATTCCCGGAGCCTTCCCAGATGCTGTTGACCGGGCTTTCACGGTAGATCCGACCCAACATATTTTCTTCGATATAGCCGGAACCGCCAAAGCATTCCATCGCTTCATACGTGAAATTCGGAGTGCGCTTGCAAACCCAGTATTTTCCAATAGCCGTAGCAATACGTTTGTATCCATCTTCCAAAGGATCAGACGGCGCGCGGTCAAAAGCCCCTGCTACCCGCATCATCAATTGAGTTGCCGCTTCACTTTCAAGTGCCATGTCCGCCAGAAGGTTTCGCATCAACGGCTGTTCAATAAGGCGACGCTGAAACGCCCGGCGATGTGATGTATGGTAGAAAACCTGTGTCAGGGCGCTTCGCATCAGGGCTGCAGATCCCATAATGCAGAACAGACGTGTATGCTGCACCATCTCGATAATAGTGGGAACACCGCGCCCTTCTGCGCCCACCATGACGGCGTAGGTGTCAATAAACTCCATTTCGCTGGAGGCGTTGGACCTGTTCCCTACTTTGTCCTTCAAACGCTGGATGAACAGGTTGTTACGTGTTCCGTCCGGCTTCCAGCGCGGCAGGAAAAAGCAGGTAAGTCCTTGATCTGTATAGGCCAGCGTCAGAAACGCATCGGACATAGGGGCTGAGCAGAAAAACTTGTGGCCATTGAGAAGATATTCCGCGCCCGGTCCTGTTTTTTCACCAAGCGGGGTTGCTTTGGTGCTGTTGGCACGAACGTCACTGCCGCCCTGCTTTTCCGTCATGAACATGCCCATTGTCATGGCGGTTTTTTCGGAGACCGGAATAGATCTTTCGTCATATTCATCGGACATCAAAAGATCCTGAAGCGGACCTGCAACATCCTCCTGAACCTTCAACGCAGGGTAAACCGCATATGTCATCGCCATCGGGCAGGAAACACCACCTTCTGTCTGGTTAAAGATAAAGGCTTTTGCCATTTGCGCTGCATGAGCACCAGGCCGCCCTTCATGGACCCATGCCAGATTATGGATCCGCCCCTTCATCGCCATGGACATCAGATTGTGATAGGCCGGGTGGAATTCCACTTCGTTCAAACGTCGCCCTTGCGGATCAAAAGGTTTAAGTTCCGGGCTGAACTTATCGGCAAGCCGTGCCTGTTCTCTGGCATGAACCGATCCCATAATAGCCCCAAATTCCCGTATTTCTGAAAAAGCCCAGTCAGCTTCTTCTCGGTTGACGCCTTCTTTCAAGGCAGCATCGATATTGAAATAGTTAATATCACCCATGGCAGGTGGCTGATTTTCAACATCATGGGTGGGAAGCTCAGTCATTGGGGAACGGTTAGGCATACTCTTCTCGACGCTTACAGTTTACGTAAACGTAAACATGAACCAACCGATATATTTTTGCAAGACGATCTTCCGATTTTAATAATAACCAGTTGAATTTATTATCGGATTGAACCCGGATTCCGGAAAATAGTCATATGGAAGAAAACAAAGGTTACAATCGCCATAACAAAGACAATAATCACCATGGGGATCTCGGTTCCGTTAAACAAGTTACCCGCTAACGCCCCCATTAATCCTGCAACACCCAAAATAATAAAACCGCTAAGCGCCGAGGCCGCGCCTGCTTTTTCAGGGAAAGGGTGCATGGCACCTGCCTGACATTGAGGCATGACCATACCAACACCAATATTGTAGAAGATCATCGGAACAACCAGCATTACTGGACTTCCATAGCCGTTCAGAAAAAGCACCAGCAATAATGAGCCCCCAAACAGGGACACAAACACCCCGACCTGCAGTGAAAACCGCAAAGTTGATAGCTGGGTTACTTTTGGACCAATGAGGGTCCCGGTCATAAAGCCGATCACAACAGATCCAAAATAATATCCAAATCTGTCCACTGGCAGTTCATAAACCGTGATCAGAACAAAAGATGAAGACGAAATATAGGTAAAAAACCCGGCAAAGCAGAAGGAAGCCGTCAGAACATATCCCAAATATTCCCGCGACTTCAGAAGATCGGCATAATTGGAGATGATATTTCGCAGCCGCAAGGACGATTTATGGTGATCATCCAAAGATTCATCAATTGAAACCAATAATATAATGGCAACCAACGCCCCATAGGTTCCCAGGAAGAAGAATATCCCCTGCCACCCGTAGTAAGTGGCGATATATCCTCCAAATACAGGTGCAATGGCAGGCGCCACAGCCATAATTGTCCCGATGCGGGAAAGCTGTTTCGCTGAATCCTTCAGCTCAAACAAATCCCGCACCATCGCCCGAGGGACTACAACTCCTGTGCAAACGCCGAAACTCTGGATGATCCGGTAGAAAGTCATTTCGACCACATTGTTGGCGTACATACAACCATAGGAAGCGAGAATAAAAACCGCCAGACCCACAAATAATGTCTTCTTACGACCAAACCGGTCTGAGATTGGTCCCACGACAAGCTGGAAGGCCGCGATCCCGATCATGAAGGCGCTTAACGTCCACTGCACCTCATCAACGCTGGCGGAAAAGGCTTCTTGCATTGCCGGCAGGCTGGGCAGGTACATATCCGTTGACAAGGCCCCCAGGGCCACCGACATCGACAGAAACACCGTGTAGCTAAAAGTGTCAGGCTTAAGCTTCATAACTCGGAGGAAGTGCCCTTTTTTGGAAATTTTTATTATACGCTAATTAGTTGTATCATATTTATGCAAATATGTACCATTAATTTTGAGCCATTTTCTATGTTGCTCAAAGGCAGGGCAATAGGCTTCCACCAGACGCCAGAAGGCGGGGCCATGATCCAAATGGACTAAGTGGGAAAGCTCATGAATCACAATATATTCAAATACTTCCTCTGGCATCATCACCAGTCGCCAGGAGAAGTTTAATGACCCGGTGGATGAACAGCTTCCCCATCTGGTTTTCTGGTCCCGAACAGTAATTTTCCGATAGCGAACCCCCATATGACCAGCCCAGTACTGACACTGTTCATGAAGACGCTCTTTAGCCTGCTTTCTCAACCATTCTTTTATACGGCGGGGAATATGAGGCTGGTCTGCATTGACAATGATTTGTCCATTTTCAACCAGAACACCCCCACGAAGGCGAGGCCCTTGTGCAATTTCATGCGACGTGCCCAGATAGGGGATAAGCTCCCCGACATTGAAGCTCTGCCGTTTAGGTAATTTGGTAATTTGTCTTGCTATCCAGACCCGTTCAGCTTCTGCAAACCTGTAGGCAGCTTCCACACCCACGCGCGCAGGAATAACGATTTGGACGTTACGGGGGTATCGAATTTTAAGGCGCATTTTTTTGGCGCGCGGGGATCGTTTAATCTCTAGGGGAATTTTCTCCCCCTCAAGAATAAAACACGGATCTTTTCCGATCAGCAGCTGAATATCCTGATAAGATCCTATGGAATATCCTCCTCAGGCCACTCAACAATATAATCCTCAGGATCTTTCGCTTTGCGTTCGGACACCACGCGGCCACGGGCTGAAATCCCAGCTTCATGTACCGTTTCGCTGGATCCCGATACCAGAGGATGCCACCAGGCAAGGGTCTTCCCCTCATATAACCGGCGATAGGCACAGGTTTTCGGCATCCACTCCAATTGCTCAATCAGTTTTGGGGTAATGGTGATGCAGTCAGGAACCAAAATCGCCCGCCGTTCATAATTCATGCAGCGACAATTACCCAGATCAAGCTGACGACAGGCGATGTTGGTATAGGCAACTTCACCCGTATCTTCATCTTCCAGCTTCAACAGGCAGCATTTGGCACAGCCATCGCACAGGCTTTCCCACTGCTCCAGTGTCATCTGGTCAAGCGGTGTTGTTTCCCAAAAGGGCTGATCGGTCACGTTGGATCCTTAACGTAGAACTTTAACTGATGTCCTACTTACCATGCTTTCGCATGAATTTGCCAATCCGTGGTGCAATAAATTTGGAGAATTTTGACCCATTGAAGACGCCATAATGACCAACGCCTTTCTGTTCATAATGTTCCCGCTTCTCTTTTGGAAGATTTGTACAGAGATCATGGGCCGCAACCGTCTGGCCCGGACCTGAGATATCATCCAGCTCCCCCTCAACAGTCATCAAGGCTGTTTTGGTGATTTTTGTCGTATCAACAAGGCGATCCCCGCGATACATCATCTCACCCTTGGCAAGGGATTGCTTCTGGAACACTGTTTCGATGGTTTGCAGATAAAATTCCGCGCTCAAATCCATCACCGCAT
It includes:
- a CDS encoding acyl-CoA dehydrogenase family protein, with protein sequence MPNRSPMTELPTHDVENQPPAMGDINYFNIDAALKEGVNREEADWAFSEIREFGAIMGSVHAREQARLADKFSPELKPFDPQGRRLNEVEFHPAYHNLMSMAMKGRIHNLAWVHEGRPGAHAAQMAKAFIFNQTEGGVSCPMAMTYAVYPALKVQEDVAGPLQDLLMSDEYDERSIPVSEKTAMTMGMFMTEKQGGSDVRANSTKATPLGEKTGPGAEYLLNGHKFFCSAPMSDAFLTLAYTDQGLTCFFLPRWKPDGTRNNLFIQRLKDKVGNRSNASSEMEFIDTYAVMVGAEGRGVPTIIEMVQHTRLFCIMGSAALMRSALTQVFYHTSHRRAFQRRLIEQPLMRNLLADMALESEAATQLMMRVAGAFDRAPSDPLEDGYKRIATAIGKYWVCKRTPNFTYEAMECFGGSGYIEENMLGRIYRESPVNSIWEGSGNVMCLDVLRAMSREPESTKALIVELSRATGEHPDYDTAFAEIVDVLESGNIPQSRARWLTEQLAKLLQANILLRHAPKEVSHTFTASRLGRDGGHVYGALPEDAPMDFILERAMGGMMD
- a CDS encoding multidrug effflux MFS transporter, with translation MKLKPDTFSYTVFLSMSVALGALSTDMYLPSLPAMQEAFSASVDEVQWTLSAFMIGIAAFQLVVGPISDRFGRKKTLFVGLAVFILASYGCMYANNVVEMTFYRIIQSFGVCTGVVVPRAMVRDLFELKDSAKQLSRIGTIMAVAPAIAPVFGGYIATYYGWQGIFFFLGTYGALVAIILLVSIDESLDDHHKSSLRLRNIISNYADLLKSREYLGYVLTASFCFAGFFTYISSSSFVLITVYELPVDRFGYYFGSVVIGFMTGTLIGPKVTQLSTLRFSLQVGVFVSLFGGSLLLVLFLNGYGSPVMLVVPMIFYNIGVGMVMPQCQAGAMHPFPEKAGAASALSGFIILGVAGLMGALAGNLFNGTEIPMVIIVFVMAIVTFVFFHMTIFRNPGSIR
- a CDS encoding YcgN family cysteine cluster protein, with amino-acid sequence MTDQPFWETTPLDQMTLEQWESLCDGCAKCCLLKLEDEDTGEVAYTNIACRQLDLGNCRCMNYERRAILVPDCITITPKLIEQLEWMPKTCAYRRLYEGKTLAWWHPLVSGSSETVHEAGISARGRVVSERKAKDPEDYIVEWPEEDIP
- a CDS encoding M48 family metallopeptidase, with the protein product MRLKIRYPRNVQIVIPARVGVEAAYRFAEAERVWIARQITKLPKRQSFNVGELIPYLGTSHEIAQGPRLRGGVLVENGQIIVNADQPHIPRRIKEWLRKQAKERLHEQCQYWAGHMGVRYRKITVRDQKTRWGSCSSTGSLNFSWRLVMMPEEVFEYIVIHELSHLVHLDHGPAFWRLVEAYCPAFEQHRKWLKINGTYLHKYDTTN